One window of the Shewanella litorisediminis genome contains the following:
- a CDS encoding restriction endonuclease subunit S: MSEWKALTLGHLSTQRKGINYKSEDYGDEHSGHPFITIKCFVKGGGYEPTGIKFYDGFSTTADHLSPGDLLFSVTDLTRAGDIVGSPLRVPDFGSTKPALASMDCMRIDPIANRCDKRFLYHSLMLSDVRRQMVAYAAGSTVLHLDTKKVPSISVRIPVDVNLQSRIADILDSIDTAIEKTEALIAKYQQIKAGLMHDLFTRGVLPNGQLRPPREQAPELYQETAIGWIPREWDVCRISDCGDVKLGRQRSPDQHSGKWSKPYLRVANVFDGFIDVSDVLEMDFTPSERETFAVNDGDVLLNEGQSLELVGRSSIYRGESGVYCFQNTLVRFRCNPENLPDFFAHLFKKFLDEGAFQRIAKQTTSVAHLGADRFAKMMCVKVARDEQGRISERLTVVDNQLAKLRDQHAKLGKQKQGLMHDLLTGKVPVKVETPEAVDG, encoded by the coding sequence ATGAGTGAGTGGAAAGCTCTCACACTTGGCCATCTCTCCACACAGAGGAAGGGCATCAATTACAAGTCAGAAGACTACGGAGACGAGCACTCTGGCCATCCGTTCATCACAATCAAATGCTTTGTAAAGGGTGGTGGCTACGAACCGACAGGGATTAAGTTCTACGATGGCTTCTCAACCACGGCCGATCATCTGTCGCCTGGCGATTTGCTTTTTTCAGTCACCGACCTGACTCGCGCAGGAGATATCGTTGGCAGCCCATTACGCGTCCCCGACTTTGGCAGCACAAAGCCGGCACTCGCTTCGATGGATTGTATGCGCATTGATCCGATAGCCAACCGCTGTGATAAACGATTCCTCTATCACAGCTTGATGCTCTCTGATGTGCGTCGGCAGATGGTCGCCTATGCCGCTGGCTCAACAGTTCTGCACCTCGACACGAAGAAGGTGCCCAGCATTTCAGTTCGCATTCCTGTGGACGTAAATCTGCAGTCAAGAATTGCCGATATTCTGGACAGCATCGACACCGCCATCGAAAAAACCGAAGCCCTGATTGCCAAATACCAGCAGATCAAGGCTGGCCTTATGCACGACCTGTTCACCCGTGGCGTGCTGCCCAACGGCCAACTGCGCCCGCCCCGTGAACAGGCCCCGGAGCTGTATCAGGAAACAGCGATTGGATGGATTCCGAGGGAGTGGGATGTCTGCCGAATTAGTGACTGCGGGGATGTAAAGCTCGGTCGACAACGCAGTCCTGATCAACATTCCGGGAAGTGGTCGAAGCCTTACCTTAGAGTGGCCAATGTTTTTGACGGATTCATCGACGTTTCCGATGTTCTTGAGATGGATTTCACTCCTTCTGAAAGGGAGACTTTCGCAGTCAATGATGGTGACGTTTTGCTCAATGAAGGCCAGAGCCTTGAGTTGGTTGGACGCAGTTCAATCTATCGTGGTGAGTCCGGTGTGTATTGCTTCCAAAACACGCTAGTCAGGTTTCGTTGCAACCCCGAAAACTTGCCTGACTTCTTCGCTCACTTATTCAAGAAGTTCCTTGATGAAGGTGCGTTTCAACGAATTGCAAAGCAGACAACGTCGGTGGCGCACTTGGGCGCTGACCGATTCGCCAAGATGATGTGCGTCAAGGTAGCCAGAGATGAGCAAGGGAGAATTTCAGAGCGACTGACAGTTGTGGACAACCAGCTAGCAAAACTCAGAGATCAACATGCGAAGCTTGGGAAGCAGAAGCAAGGATTGATGCACGACCTTCTAACCGGCAAAGTGCCGGTCAAGGTCGAAACACCCGAGGCAGTCGATGGTTAA
- a CDS encoding helix-turn-helix domain-containing protein encodes MKVTTSKQLSNYLKDARLAMKLSQSKVASKVGIRQDTVSSFEQNPDSTKLETLFKLLSSLNLELEVRPRASDADSADTTPDTQDWKEEW; translated from the coding sequence ATGAAAGTGACCACCTCAAAGCAGTTAAGCAACTATTTAAAAGATGCCCGTTTGGCGATGAAACTGTCGCAGAGCAAGGTTGCAAGCAAAGTGGGGATCCGCCAGGATACAGTGTCGAGTTTTGAGCAAAATCCAGACTCAACCAAATTAGAGACCCTTTTCAAGCTGCTCTCATCACTCAATCTTGAGCTTGAGGTTCGGCCAAGAGCATCGGATGCAGACTCCGCTGACACAACGCCAGACACTCAGGATTGGAAAGAGGAATGGTGA
- a CDS encoding tyrosine-type recombinase/integrase has product MDLTLFLPLEVINAMLYETSLRALNCKPQLKNQELSDGRGLGVRVSKQGKIRFQYRYKIQGQNKRVDLGSYPDLSLSKARDIAEECRTWLAEGHDPKIKRSMEREKSLAPVTVAQALNYWIDEYAQDHRVNVDKTLAQFKRHIYPYIGHFPLEQTETRHWIECFDRIRRGIKGKQRPAPVAAGQILQNAKQALRFCRVRRYAISRELDDLNAADVGKKQRQKDRVLTDVELYDLLRSIQQRQGAFYMRYLCQLLVIFGARTQELRLSTFDEWDLERNLWTVPKAHSKTDKIIIRPIPAKVKPIIEFLYKRHGNSGYLLGELKSRETVSFAGGRICGRLKHKESWSLHDLRRTFTTKLNDLGVAPYVVEQLLGHTLGGVMAIYNRSQYLPEKAIALDMWCEWLDRLLNPADNVVLINPLKAG; this is encoded by the coding sequence ATGGATTTGACCCTTTTTCTGCCTTTAGAAGTGATAAATGCCATGTTATACGAAACCAGTTTGCGTGCTTTAAACTGCAAGCCCCAACTCAAGAACCAGGAGCTTTCTGATGGCAGGGGCCTTGGCGTGCGCGTGTCCAAACAAGGCAAAATCCGCTTTCAATATCGCTATAAAATCCAGGGCCAAAATAAGCGAGTGGACCTGGGCAGTTATCCGGACTTATCCCTCAGTAAAGCGCGTGATATTGCAGAGGAATGCCGTACATGGCTTGCGGAAGGTCACGACCCCAAAATTAAGCGCAGTATGGAGCGGGAAAAGTCACTGGCCCCAGTGACCGTTGCCCAGGCACTCAATTATTGGATAGACGAATATGCCCAAGACCATCGGGTGAACGTGGATAAAACCCTTGCTCAATTTAAGCGCCATATCTATCCCTATATCGGCCATTTCCCCCTGGAACAAACAGAAACCAGGCATTGGATTGAATGCTTTGACCGTATTCGTCGAGGGATAAAGGGGAAACAGAGACCCGCTCCGGTAGCCGCAGGTCAAATTCTGCAAAATGCTAAACAGGCTCTGAGGTTTTGCCGTGTCCGTCGCTATGCCATCAGTCGTGAGCTTGATGACTTAAATGCTGCCGATGTCGGTAAAAAGCAGCGACAAAAAGACCGGGTGCTGACCGACGTTGAGTTATACGATTTGCTCCGCTCAATTCAACAGCGTCAAGGGGCCTTTTATATGCGCTATCTGTGTCAGCTATTAGTCATTTTTGGCGCTCGTACACAAGAATTACGCTTATCAACCTTTGATGAGTGGGACCTGGAGCGCAATCTGTGGACTGTGCCCAAAGCCCATAGCAAGACTGACAAAATCATCATCAGGCCGATACCCGCGAAGGTGAAGCCCATCATTGAGTTTTTATATAAGCGGCATGGAAATAGCGGCTATCTTCTTGGTGAGCTCAAAAGTCGAGAAACGGTCAGTTTTGCTGGTGGGCGTATCTGTGGGCGTCTAAAGCATAAGGAGTCGTGGTCATTGCATGACTTACGTCGAACTTTCACGACCAAACTGAACGATCTCGGTGTGGCGCCTTATGTTGTCGAGCAGTTATTGGGCCATACCTTAGGGGGCGTTATGGCTATCTATAATCGCAGTCAGTATTTACCGGAAAAGGCCATTGCCCTCGATATGTGGTGTGAGTGGCTTGATCGCTTGCTTAACCCAGCTGATAACGTGGTCCTCATCAATCCCCTTAAAGCCGGATAG
- a CDS encoding type I restriction-modification system subunit M, whose translation MDASEYKEYIFGMLFLKRASDLFDQRREEIKKEGLAAGLSDADIALNLEDPDQYSGKYFYVPPRARWNEPWVDDTGDVQPALKHVKENVGTALNKALEALEEENVDALQDVLKGTINFNRKIGQNTLDDDTLVDFIQNFEKIPLHDDDFEFPDLLGAAYEWLIKHFADSAGKKAGEFYTPAEVVRICVEICDPKEGMSVYDPTVGSGGMLIQARDYLRECGADAAELSLNGQEKMGTTWSICKMNMLLHGISHADIRNADTLADPQHKDANNELRRFDRVLANPPFSQNYAKTKSKDDGSGAKKKEPIAYPGRFHVWMPEKGKKADLMFVQHMLAVLKSNGRMATVMPHGVLFRGGEEREARQYFIERGYLEAVIGLPSNLFYGTGIPACILVLNKDGAQQRDHVLFINADREYREGKAQNHLRPEDIDKIVHAYRDGKNIDGYAKRVPVADIQAEEYNCNIRRYVDNAPPPEPHDVRAHLHGGVPVSEVDALGHFWQNYAGLRDSIFVPRATAAHGTWYADFAAELSDKRDIAPHINSHTSVTQRHAQFMTDLADWWQQHLPVIEALAPDTDNQHATGRNVYAVRATLLDSIERTFAGQHLLNRYQVRGAFANYYKGLVSDFKSIAASGWGPELIPDEDILQSQFPQVLAELEQQHARLAELQALFAAASEDDFEDTDDTGVLPADEVKTLKDELKEVNAEWKAQLKTLKGVAGDLFTEIKVAGLLPKGAKKTFYCTEGLAQGDAQFGNGQRVLDLAAEVNHSSTFTAAIEAAMAAGQQAKATSERIEAKLTTHKALEDEAKALKAAIKSTEAKKDDLVEQARLKISKDEARQVIVERLGKLLFNSYRQYLRADQRACIAAVENLWGKYAVTAKQIEAERDDAAKMLQGFLVELGYE comes from the coding sequence ATGGATGCCAGCGAGTACAAGGAATACATCTTTGGCATGTTGTTCCTCAAGCGCGCCAGTGATCTGTTTGACCAGCGCAGAGAAGAGATAAAGAAGGAAGGTCTAGCGGCTGGCTTGTCGGACGCTGATATTGCTCTCAATCTAGAAGACCCCGATCAGTACTCCGGTAAATATTTTTATGTGCCGCCTCGCGCCCGCTGGAACGAACCATGGGTTGATGATACAGGCGACGTGCAGCCAGCGCTCAAGCACGTCAAAGAAAACGTCGGCACAGCCCTCAATAAAGCACTGGAAGCGTTGGAAGAAGAAAACGTCGATGCCTTACAAGATGTGCTCAAGGGTACCATCAACTTCAACCGCAAAATTGGTCAGAACACGCTGGATGACGACACCTTGGTCGATTTCATCCAGAACTTCGAAAAAATCCCACTACACGATGACGATTTCGAATTCCCTGACCTGCTAGGAGCGGCCTATGAATGGCTGATTAAGCATTTCGCTGATTCGGCGGGTAAAAAGGCTGGCGAATTTTATACCCCGGCCGAGGTGGTGCGCATTTGTGTGGAAATTTGCGATCCAAAAGAGGGGATGAGTGTTTATGACCCGACCGTTGGCTCAGGCGGTATGCTGATCCAGGCGCGGGACTACCTGCGCGAGTGTGGGGCCGATGCTGCCGAGTTATCGCTCAACGGGCAGGAAAAAATGGGCACCACCTGGTCCATCTGCAAGATGAACATGCTGCTGCATGGCATCTCCCACGCCGACATCCGCAACGCTGACACCTTGGCCGACCCGCAGCACAAAGATGCAAACAACGAACTGCGCCGCTTCGACCGCGTGCTAGCCAACCCGCCGTTCAGCCAGAACTACGCCAAGACCAAATCCAAAGACGACGGCAGCGGTGCCAAGAAGAAAGAGCCCATCGCTTACCCCGGCCGCTTCCACGTCTGGATGCCTGAGAAAGGCAAAAAGGCTGATCTGATGTTTGTGCAGCACATGCTGGCCGTGCTCAAGAGCAATGGCCGCATGGCCACCGTGATGCCGCACGGCGTGCTGTTTCGAGGGGGTGAAGAGCGCGAGGCGCGCCAGTACTTTATCGAGCGGGGCTACCTGGAAGCCGTTATCGGCCTGCCCAGCAACCTGTTCTACGGCACCGGCATCCCCGCCTGCATTCTGGTGTTGAACAAAGACGGCGCCCAGCAGCGCGACCATGTACTGTTTATCAATGCCGACCGCGAATACCGCGAAGGCAAGGCACAAAACCACCTGCGGCCGGAAGACATCGACAAGATCGTGCATGCCTACCGCGATGGCAAAAATATCGATGGTTACGCCAAGCGCGTGCCGGTGGCCGACATTCAAGCCGAAGAATACAACTGCAATATCCGTCGCTATGTGGATAACGCCCCGCCACCGGAACCGCACGACGTGCGCGCCCATCTGCACGGTGGTGTACCCGTCAGCGAGGTCGATGCGCTGGGCCATTTCTGGCAGAACTACGCCGGCCTGCGCGACAGTATTTTTGTGCCTCGTGCCACGGCCGCACACGGTACTTGGTATGCCGACTTCGCAGCCGAGCTTAGTGACAAGCGTGATATTGCCCCGCACATCAACAGCCACACCAGCGTCACCCAGCGCCACGCCCAGTTCATGACCGATCTGGCTGACTGGTGGCAACAGCACCTGCCTGTGATCGAAGCGCTGGCGCCGGATACCGACAACCAACATGCCACAGGCCGTAATGTGTACGCCGTGCGCGCCACGCTGCTCGACAGCATCGAACGCACGTTTGCTGGGCAGCACCTGCTGAACCGCTATCAGGTACGCGGCGCGTTCGCTAATTACTACAAAGGGCTGGTGTCCGATTTCAAATCCATCGCCGCCAGCGGTTGGGGGCCGGAGCTGATCCCGGACGAAGACATTCTGCAAAGCCAGTTCCCGCAGGTATTGGCAGAACTGGAACAACAACACGCTCGCCTCGCGGAGTTGCAAGCCCTGTTTGCCGCTGCCAGTGAAGACGATTTTGAAGATACCGACGACACCGGCGTGCTGCCTGCCGATGAGGTGAAAACACTTAAAGACGAACTCAAAGAAGTCAACGCCGAGTGGAAGGCCCAGCTCAAAACCCTCAAGGGCGTAGCGGGCGACCTGTTTACCGAAATCAAAGTGGCTGGCTTGTTACCCAAGGGCGCGAAAAAAACCTTTTACTGCACTGAAGGTTTGGCCCAGGGCGATGCCCAATTTGGCAACGGCCAGCGCGTGCTCGACCTTGCCGCAGAGGTAAATCACAGCTCAACGTTTACGGCAGCTATTGAAGCCGCCATGGCTGCGGGCCAGCAAGCCAAGGCCACTTCTGAGCGCATCGAAGCCAAACTGACTACCCACAAGGCACTGGAAGATGAAGCCAAAGCTCTGAAAGCCGCCATCAAGTCCACCGAAGCGAAGAAGGACGATCTGGTAGAGCAGGCACGCCTCAAGATCAGCAAAGACGAAGCACGGCAGGTTATCGTCGAGCGTCTGGGCAAGCTGCTGTTCAACAGCTACCGGCAATACCTGCGGGCGGATCAGCGCGCTTGCATTGCAGCGGTTGAAAACCTGTGGGGCAAGTACGCCGTTACGGCCAAACAGATTGAAGCCGAGCGGGATGATGCGGCGAAGATGCTGCAAGGCTTTTTGGTGGAGTTGGGGTATGAGTGA